Proteins encoded together in one Papaver somniferum cultivar HN1 unplaced genomic scaffold, ASM357369v1 unplaced-scaffold_21, whole genome shotgun sequence window:
- the LOC113339980 gene encoding uncharacterized protein LOC113339980, which translates to MTRRSSFGTFAHFSCSLLFLVVIAFISGGGRGVSAQKCTGKVIGINGTFDDCVKACQTYCSQIYGLQDHPISWECNIEQSATTYTESSTYTEVCHCCRAD; encoded by the exons ATGACAAGAAGAAGTAGTTTTGGCACTTTCGCTCATTTCTCCTGCAGTTTACTTTTCCTGGTTGTGATTGCTTTCATCTCAGG AGGAGGAAGAGGTGTTAGTGCTCAAAAATGTACGGGGAAAGTTATTGGGATTAATGGGACTTTCGACGACTGTGTTAAGGCGTGCCAAACTTATTGTTCTCAGATCTACGGGCTTCAAGATCACCCTATTTCGTGGGAGTGCAATATTGAACAATCAGCTACTACCTATACTGAATCTAGTACCTACACTGAAGTATGCCATTGTTGCAGAGCTGATTAA